One Alicyclobacillus vulcanalis genomic region harbors:
- the ilvN gene encoding acetolactate synthase small subunit: MTPVLSVLVHNKPGVLNRITALFMRKGFNIQSLTVCITENPELSRMTIVMSDMDEAALEQVMKQLHKQIDVLKVTDLTDQAMVARELALIRVVSPIQERSIIHSLIEPFRANIVDVGRETVTVQVTGDAEKIDALIALLRPYGIRELARTGLTALPREAASSADPKRSGEAQVLHI; the protein is encoded by the coding sequence ATGACGCCCGTGCTTTCCGTGTTGGTGCACAACAAGCCCGGTGTGCTGAACCGCATCACGGCGCTGTTCATGCGCAAGGGATTCAATATTCAGAGCCTGACCGTGTGTATCACGGAGAATCCGGAGCTCTCGCGCATGACGATTGTGATGAGCGATATGGACGAAGCGGCGCTGGAGCAAGTCATGAAGCAGCTTCACAAGCAAATCGACGTGCTCAAGGTGACCGACCTGACCGACCAAGCCATGGTGGCGCGCGAACTCGCGCTCATCCGAGTGGTGAGCCCCATCCAGGAGCGGTCCATCATTCATTCGCTCATCGAGCCTTTCCGGGCCAACATCGTCGATGTCGGCCGCGAGACGGTCACGGTCCAGGTGACGGGCGACGCGGAGAAGATTGATGCGCTGATTGCGCTGTTGCGGCCGTATGGCATCCGCGAGCTCGCGCGCACCGGGTTGACGGCGCTCCCGCGCGAGGCCGCTTCTTCTGCCGATCCAAAACGCTCTGGGGAAGCCCAGGTCCTGCACATCTAA
- a CDS encoding ABC transporter substrate-binding protein: MKNKVKRWTSVALASSAAAALVVGCGQANAPAGQASANGSASTASPSSQMVNVDGVKIAKPVHLVNYKNASGTIVWAESFTTGPTASELVSAFEKKYPKIKVRLQVQPSNTDTNRADLTASISGGSSTPDVYMGDVIWPAQFAHNQLAAPLSDYLPTSFWSRFSNGLVAGATYNGKVYAAPLFADTAFLYYRKDLLAKYHLAVPKTWQQLQSEASYIVKHGGAKYGFVWQGADYEGLTCDFDEYLADAGGSVLTNGKASLNTAAARQALSFMRGLITSGVTPQSVDTFQEPQSENVFTQGNAVFLRNWSYAWSDSQNPSSSKVVGKVGVAPLPTFAGHGTSGYSTVGGWDLYLNPHTKNLAAALQFIDWMTSPQAQEILAANSEMPTIKAVADSPSLAKYSPVFALLPKVKFVSRPAQTPNYPAVSKAIYDNVNAALAGSVSVDQALKDANQQIQQALSGSGSGGL, from the coding sequence ATGAAGAACAAGGTCAAACGGTGGACAAGTGTCGCACTCGCCAGTTCTGCGGCGGCAGCGCTCGTGGTCGGGTGCGGACAAGCGAACGCGCCCGCTGGTCAAGCGAGCGCCAACGGAAGCGCCTCTACGGCGAGCCCTTCCAGCCAGATGGTGAATGTGGACGGGGTGAAGATTGCGAAGCCTGTACACCTTGTGAACTACAAAAATGCATCGGGCACGATTGTGTGGGCCGAGTCGTTCACGACGGGCCCCACGGCGAGCGAATTGGTCTCCGCATTTGAGAAGAAGTATCCGAAAATCAAGGTACGGCTTCAAGTTCAGCCGTCGAACACGGACACCAACCGAGCGGACTTGACCGCTTCCATCAGCGGTGGCTCCTCTACGCCAGACGTGTACATGGGAGACGTGATTTGGCCAGCGCAGTTTGCGCACAACCAGCTGGCCGCCCCCTTGTCCGACTACCTGCCGACGTCTTTCTGGTCGCGTTTTTCAAATGGATTGGTTGCCGGCGCGACGTACAACGGCAAAGTCTATGCGGCGCCCTTGTTTGCCGACACGGCCTTCTTGTATTACCGCAAGGATCTCTTGGCGAAGTACCATCTCGCGGTTCCGAAGACGTGGCAGCAGCTCCAGAGCGAGGCTTCGTACATCGTCAAACACGGTGGAGCGAAATACGGCTTTGTCTGGCAGGGCGCTGATTACGAGGGACTCACCTGTGATTTCGACGAGTATTTGGCGGATGCAGGCGGCAGCGTTCTGACGAACGGCAAAGCCTCGTTGAACACCGCCGCGGCCCGGCAGGCGCTGTCTTTCATGCGCGGGCTGATCACCTCAGGGGTTACGCCGCAGTCGGTCGACACGTTCCAAGAGCCTCAGTCGGAGAACGTGTTTACGCAGGGCAATGCCGTTTTCCTCCGCAACTGGTCGTACGCGTGGTCGGACTCGCAGAACCCCTCGAGCTCGAAGGTCGTGGGCAAGGTCGGCGTTGCCCCACTTCCAACCTTTGCAGGACATGGAACGAGCGGATATAGCACGGTCGGTGGGTGGGACTTGTACCTGAATCCACACACCAAAAACCTGGCGGCCGCGCTCCAGTTCATCGACTGGATGACCAGCCCTCAGGCGCAGGAAATCTTGGCAGCCAACTCGGAGATGCCGACCATCAAGGCGGTGGCGGACAGCCCATCGCTGGCCAAGTACAGCCCGGTATTCGCGTTGCTGCCCAAGGTCAAGTTCGTGTCTCGTCCCGCCCAGACGCCGAACTATCCGGCGGTGTCCAAGGCTATTTACGACAACGTCAATGCGGCGTTGGCGGGAAGTGTATCCGTCGATCAGGCGCTGAAAGACGCGAATCAACAAATTCAGCAGGCGCTGAGCGGAAGCGGCTCGGGCGGCCTCTGA
- a CDS encoding carbohydrate kinase family protein translates to MYDVMGIGEVLIDFSVVSSAGVPQMFGSAGGAPANVLAAVAKLGGRCRMVSAVGADAFGDFLRDALSTLGIEVDSVISVEARTTLAFVHIAGDGERSFSFERNPGADTRLRPEDLSPAWFADAKVVHVGSLALSHEPARSAVHRALELAGDHGRVVTFDMNYRPALWSRPVEAVGQAFDVIARAHVVKSSEEELLLLTGNRQPDEALLQLAKAFPGTRFLGTLGRDGSLVAIDGLCHHVPSIPVEAVDTTAAGDAFFGALLYQLTRDADLPDVKHRLDDSLFWRSALRFANIAGAIAATRRGAIDSLPSLSDILEHMPA, encoded by the coding sequence ATGTACGACGTGATGGGCATTGGTGAAGTGTTGATCGATTTCAGCGTCGTGTCGTCCGCAGGTGTCCCGCAGATGTTCGGATCGGCAGGAGGCGCACCTGCAAACGTGCTCGCGGCCGTCGCAAAGCTCGGCGGCCGATGCCGAATGGTGTCCGCCGTGGGTGCGGACGCTTTCGGCGACTTCCTGCGCGATGCACTCTCGACGCTCGGCATCGAGGTGGACAGCGTGATCAGCGTGGAGGCGCGCACCACGCTGGCCTTCGTCCACATTGCGGGGGACGGCGAGCGCTCGTTTTCGTTTGAGCGAAATCCAGGCGCGGATACGAGGCTGCGACCCGAGGACCTTTCCCCCGCGTGGTTCGCGGATGCGAAAGTCGTCCACGTCGGGTCGCTCGCGCTTTCCCATGAACCCGCTCGCTCCGCGGTCCATCGCGCGCTGGAACTCGCGGGCGATCACGGCCGCGTCGTGACCTTTGACATGAATTACCGGCCTGCGCTGTGGAGCCGCCCGGTCGAGGCTGTGGGCCAAGCGTTCGACGTGATCGCCCGCGCGCACGTGGTCAAGAGTTCGGAGGAGGAGCTCCTCCTTCTCACAGGAAACCGTCAACCGGATGAGGCGCTCCTCCAGTTGGCGAAGGCCTTTCCAGGCACTCGCTTTCTAGGGACCCTGGGGCGCGACGGATCGCTCGTCGCCATCGACGGCCTGTGCCACCACGTTCCATCCATCCCCGTGGAAGCGGTGGATACGACGGCTGCTGGCGACGCATTTTTCGGCGCGCTTTTGTACCAATTGACGCGCGACGCCGATCTCCCCGACGTCAAACATCGCCTTGACGACAGCTTATTCTGGCGTTCCGCACTGCGGTTTGCCAATATTGCTGGGGCGATCGCGGCGACGCGGCGAGGGGCCATCGACTCGCTTCCCTCGCTTTCCGACATTTTGGAACATATGCCTGCTTGA
- a CDS encoding carbohydrate ABC transporter permease: MSKVMEAGQAPRVTSRRASVARHDVRAGFGMLTPAGIVILAVTIFPILYSIWMSFNNIQLTENGFQFTFNGIQNYVDVYSAPLFWHSVWFTVYYSVVTVAIELFLGLLIALAIQNVEKLKSISVVVMLIPWSLITVISAEMWGYIYNGVYGVLNAILQALGLIHNPVNWTGEPVTAVIALMAADIWKTTPFVVIILLSGLQMIPKDYYEAARIDGANGWQTFWNVTFPQLRGSIAIAGLFRILQAFGIFDLPFVLTQGGPGSATTSLAMLGEETLFTNLHFGLGAAVAVSTVILILGACLMFLSAFRGMVGEEAQ, encoded by the coding sequence ATGTCTAAGGTCATGGAAGCCGGGCAAGCGCCGCGAGTTACGAGTCGTCGGGCAAGCGTGGCGCGTCACGACGTGCGAGCTGGATTCGGCATGCTCACGCCCGCCGGCATTGTCATCTTGGCCGTAACGATTTTTCCGATTCTCTACTCCATCTGGATGAGCTTTAATAACATTCAGCTGACTGAAAACGGATTTCAGTTTACCTTTAACGGCATTCAGAACTATGTTGACGTCTATTCCGCTCCGCTCTTCTGGCACAGTGTTTGGTTCACAGTGTACTATTCCGTCGTGACGGTGGCCATTGAGCTGTTTTTGGGTTTGCTGATTGCGCTCGCCATTCAAAATGTGGAGAAGCTCAAGAGCATCTCGGTCGTGGTGATGCTCATTCCCTGGTCACTCATCACGGTCATCTCGGCCGAAATGTGGGGTTATATTTACAACGGTGTGTACGGGGTCCTGAATGCCATTCTCCAGGCGCTCGGCTTGATCCATAATCCCGTCAACTGGACGGGCGAGCCGGTCACGGCTGTCATCGCCCTCATGGCGGCTGACATCTGGAAAACCACACCGTTCGTCGTCATTATTCTCTTGAGTGGCTTGCAGATGATTCCGAAAGACTACTATGAAGCGGCACGGATCGACGGGGCGAACGGCTGGCAGACGTTCTGGAACGTGACCTTCCCGCAGCTGCGCGGAAGCATTGCCATTGCTGGCCTCTTCCGCATTCTGCAGGCTTTTGGAATCTTCGATCTGCCCTTTGTGCTCACCCAAGGCGGACCCGGATCTGCGACAACTTCGTTGGCCATGCTCGGAGAGGAGACGCTCTTCACCAACCTTCACTTTGGGCTCGGGGCGGCGGTTGCAGTCAGTACGGTCATCCTCATCCTGGGGGCCTGCCTGATGTTCCTGTCGGCCTTTCGCGGAATGGTCGGGGAGGAAGCGCAATGA
- a CDS encoding homoserine dehydrogenase, producing the protein MQIPIGLLGCGTVGAGVVSLVRRRADRVADMTGLRPVIRRILVRDLHKDRGVHFEDEQLTTSAEDILGDPEIQIVVETIGGIEPARTYILEALARKKHVVTANKDLIALHGPEILQTAAANGVSILFEASVGGAIPLLGPLQENLTANEVTDLKGIINGTTNFILSKMAEEGLDFDEALALAQELGYAEADPSSDVDGLDAARKLVILASIAFHTEVHLADVRVEGIRHVTASDVRYADEAGYVIKLLADGRDRNGRLSLSVRPTLIPKSHPLAHVSDAFNALFVRGDAAGDLMFFGRGAGRMPTASAVVGDIIALVRNLKLGVITSWPYALAGSRKPVVDFEDDLYKFYFRLLAADQPGVFAQVAHLFGEMRVSMETVLQKRVAGGQAEIVIVTHEIQGKLAHEVATRLRAIPQIAVEAVMPVEPVAE; encoded by the coding sequence ATGCAGATACCCATCGGCCTCTTGGGATGTGGCACCGTAGGCGCAGGCGTGGTATCGCTGGTGCGCAGAAGGGCGGATCGCGTCGCGGACATGACCGGTCTGCGCCCCGTGATTCGCAGAATTCTCGTCCGAGACTTGCACAAGGACCGCGGTGTGCATTTTGAGGATGAACAGCTCACCACCTCGGCAGAAGATATCCTCGGGGATCCTGAGATTCAGATTGTCGTGGAGACTATTGGCGGCATCGAGCCGGCGCGAACGTACATTCTTGAGGCCCTTGCGCGCAAGAAGCACGTCGTGACCGCTAACAAGGACCTCATCGCCCTCCACGGGCCGGAGATTCTTCAGACGGCTGCCGCCAACGGCGTGAGCATTTTGTTTGAGGCGTCGGTCGGCGGCGCGATTCCGCTGCTCGGTCCGCTGCAAGAGAATCTGACCGCCAACGAGGTCACGGATCTCAAGGGGATTATTAACGGGACGACCAATTTCATCTTATCGAAGATGGCCGAAGAGGGCCTCGACTTCGACGAGGCGCTGGCGCTCGCCCAGGAGCTGGGCTACGCCGAGGCCGATCCGTCGAGCGACGTGGACGGGCTTGACGCGGCCCGGAAGCTCGTCATTTTGGCATCCATTGCGTTCCACACCGAGGTGCACTTGGCGGACGTCCGCGTCGAGGGCATTCGGCACGTCACGGCGAGCGACGTGCGCTACGCGGATGAGGCGGGGTACGTCATCAAGCTGCTCGCCGACGGGCGGGATCGAAACGGGCGCTTGTCGCTGTCGGTCAGGCCAACCCTCATCCCGAAGAGCCATCCGCTGGCCCACGTGTCGGACGCGTTTAACGCGCTTTTCGTCCGCGGCGATGCCGCTGGCGACCTGATGTTTTTCGGTCGAGGCGCTGGCCGCATGCCGACCGCGAGCGCGGTGGTTGGGGACATCATCGCCCTGGTGCGCAACCTCAAGCTCGGGGTCATCACCAGTTGGCCGTACGCCCTTGCTGGAAGCCGGAAGCCGGTTGTCGACTTTGAAGACGACCTCTACAAGTTCTACTTCCGGCTCCTCGCGGCTGACCAGCCGGGCGTCTTCGCGCAGGTCGCACACCTGTTTGGCGAAATGCGCGTGAGTATGGAAACGGTGTTGCAAAAGCGCGTGGCGGGCGGACAGGCCGAGATCGTCATCGTGACGCACGAGATCCAGGGGAAGTTGGCACATGAGGTGGCGACGAGGCTGCGCGCGATACCGCAGATTGCGGTGGAAGCGGTCATGCCGGTCGAACCGGTGGCGGAATGA
- the ilvD gene encoding dihydroxy-acid dehydratase, whose protein sequence is MRSDMIKKGVDRAPHRALLYATGVKPRDLTKPFIGVCNSYVDIVPGHVHLREFAEVVKDAIRQAGGVPFEFNTIGVDDGIAMGHIGMRYSLASRELIADSAETMINAHWFDGVFFIPNCDKITPGMLMAAVRCNVPAVFVSGGPMEAGRSRTGRPLSLSSVFEGVGQYMSGQISEDDLLDLERNACPTCGSCSGMFTANSMNCIMEMLGIALPGNGTLVATSKERHELIYEAAKHLIRMVEQDVRPRDIITREAIDDAFALDMAMGGSTNTVLHLMAIAHEAGIDYSLSEINEIAKRVPYLAKISPASEYSIQDVHRAGGVSAIIRELCEHTDAVHRDRITVTGKTLYEQVKDAKILDERVIRPASNPYSREGGLSILFGNLAPDGAVLKVGAVDPDIQRFVGRAICFNSQDEAMEGINSGKVQPGHVVVIRYEGPKGGPGMPEMLAPTSSIVGRGLGRDVALITDGRFSGATRGICVGHISPEAGVGGPIALVKDGDEIEIDIPNRTITLRVSDEELAARRARYEPPAKEKLTGYLARYQKLVTSANTGAVLTVDA, encoded by the coding sequence ATGAGAAGCGACATGATCAAGAAGGGCGTGGACCGGGCGCCTCACAGGGCCCTGCTCTACGCGACGGGCGTCAAACCCCGGGATTTGACGAAACCGTTCATCGGCGTCTGCAACTCGTATGTCGACATCGTGCCGGGTCACGTTCATCTGCGCGAATTTGCGGAAGTCGTGAAAGATGCCATTCGCCAGGCCGGCGGCGTGCCTTTTGAGTTCAACACCATCGGCGTGGACGACGGGATCGCCATGGGACACATCGGCATGCGGTATTCGTTGGCGAGCCGGGAACTCATTGCCGATTCGGCCGAGACGATGATCAACGCGCACTGGTTCGACGGCGTCTTTTTCATCCCCAACTGTGACAAAATCACGCCAGGCATGCTCATGGCGGCGGTCCGGTGCAATGTGCCGGCCGTGTTCGTCTCGGGCGGACCCATGGAGGCGGGAAGGTCGCGGACCGGGCGACCCCTGTCCCTGAGCTCCGTGTTTGAAGGCGTGGGACAGTACATGAGCGGCCAGATCTCCGAGGACGATCTGCTTGATCTCGAGCGGAACGCGTGTCCAACCTGTGGCTCGTGTTCGGGCATGTTCACTGCGAACTCGATGAACTGCATCATGGAAATGCTGGGCATCGCGCTCCCCGGGAATGGCACGCTGGTTGCCACCTCGAAGGAACGGCATGAACTCATCTACGAGGCCGCGAAGCACCTCATCCGCATGGTCGAACAGGACGTTCGCCCGCGGGACATCATCACGCGAGAGGCGATCGACGACGCCTTTGCGTTGGACATGGCCATGGGCGGATCGACCAACACCGTTCTTCACCTGATGGCCATCGCCCACGAGGCGGGCATCGACTATTCCCTGAGCGAAATCAACGAAATTGCCAAACGAGTGCCGTATCTCGCGAAGATCAGCCCGGCGTCCGAGTACAGCATTCAGGACGTGCATCGCGCGGGCGGCGTGTCGGCCATCATTCGCGAGCTGTGCGAGCACACGGACGCCGTGCACCGGGACCGCATCACGGTCACGGGCAAGACGCTGTACGAGCAGGTGAAGGACGCGAAGATCCTGGATGAGCGAGTGATTCGCCCGGCGTCCAACCCGTACAGCCGGGAGGGCGGGCTGTCCATCCTCTTCGGCAACCTTGCACCGGACGGTGCCGTGTTGAAGGTCGGCGCGGTCGATCCCGACATTCAGCGGTTCGTCGGGCGAGCCATCTGTTTCAATTCGCAAGACGAAGCGATGGAAGGCATCAACAGTGGCAAGGTGCAGCCGGGGCATGTCGTCGTGATTCGCTACGAGGGGCCGAAGGGCGGGCCGGGGATGCCGGAAATGCTCGCGCCGACCTCATCCATCGTGGGACGCGGCCTTGGGCGAGACGTGGCACTCATCACAGACGGCCGGTTTTCGGGGGCTACCCGCGGAATTTGTGTCGGGCACATCTCGCCCGAAGCTGGCGTCGGTGGTCCCATTGCGCTCGTGAAAGATGGGGACGAAATCGAGATCGACATCCCCAACCGCACCATCACCCTTCGCGTCTCGGACGAAGAACTTGCAGCGCGCCGGGCGAGATATGAGCCCCCGGCCAAGGAGAAGCTCACGGGCTACCTGGCGCGGTATCAGAAGCTGGTCACGTCGGCGAACACCGGCGCCGTGTTGACGGTGGACGCATGA
- a CDS encoding carbohydrate ABC transporter permease — protein MKKPLYQRIIGYVVLIFFLVVILLPFYWMFITSFEPNADISAYPPAYFPAHWTLSHYREAFGQFHFGRYILNSVIVAITSTFFVLLFGSMAGFAIARLPLKGKQPMLIFLLIISVFPPLVVITPLYMLLRDVGWLDSYQALIIPYTAFNLPFSIWILRNYFLQVPGALFEAAKIDGASVFMSYWRIFLPLTTPGLFTAAVFTFVACWTEFFMALVFNPDNTMRTIPVGIALFSGQYTVPYGTIFAGSVVSIVPIVVLVVIFRRWIVSGLTQGAVKG, from the coding sequence ATGAAAAAGCCACTGTATCAGCGTATCATCGGCTACGTCGTGCTCATCTTCTTTCTCGTGGTGATTTTGCTTCCGTTTTATTGGATGTTCATCACCTCGTTCGAACCCAACGCCGATATCAGCGCCTATCCGCCCGCATACTTCCCTGCCCACTGGACGCTGTCCCATTACCGTGAGGCCTTCGGCCAATTTCACTTTGGGCGGTACATCTTGAACAGCGTGATCGTGGCGATCACGTCCACGTTCTTTGTTCTGCTGTTCGGTTCCATGGCGGGGTTTGCCATTGCCCGTCTCCCGCTGAAGGGCAAGCAGCCCATGCTCATTTTTCTGCTCATCATCTCGGTGTTTCCACCGCTTGTCGTGATCACGCCGCTTTACATGTTGCTCCGGGATGTGGGCTGGCTGGACTCGTACCAGGCGCTCATCATCCCATACACGGCGTTCAATCTCCCGTTTTCCATCTGGATTCTGCGCAACTATTTTCTGCAGGTACCGGGTGCGCTGTTTGAGGCGGCGAAGATCGACGGAGCGTCGGTTTTCATGTCGTATTGGCGGATTTTCTTGCCGCTGACGACGCCCGGTCTGTTCACTGCCGCCGTCTTTACCTTCGTCGCATGCTGGACCGAATTCTTCATGGCGCTCGTATTCAATCCCGATAACACCATGCGCACCATTCCGGTAGGCATCGCGTTGTTCAGCGGGCAATACACCGTTCCCTATGGCACCATCTTTGCCGGTTCGGTCGTGTCCATCGTGCCCATTGTGGTTCTCGTCGTCATCTTCCGCCGGTGGATCGTGTCCGGGTTGACGCAGGGCGCCGTCAAAGGCTAA
- the ilvE gene encoding branched-chain-amino-acid transaminase — MASQVFLDGEFVSRDRASVSVFDHGLLYGDGVFEGIRAYDGNVFRLKPHMDRLYRSAKSILLEIPYTQDELTELVCETVRRNALTSAYIRLVVTRGSGDLGLNPYNCSKARVFIIAEQLSMFPKALYEQGIQAITAATRRMRGDVLNPKIKSLNYLNNILIKMEAMHAGANEAIVLNHEGYVVEGSGENIFLVRDGVLVTPPSYLGALEGITRQAVIDLAPSLGLEVRQEPFTQHDVYVADEVFLTGTAAEIVPVVGVDRRTIGDGVPGPVTKRVHAAFQEIVRSDGIRLEAARV; from the coding sequence GTGGCATCACAGGTGTTTCTCGACGGTGAATTTGTCTCCAGGGACAGAGCGAGCGTGTCGGTTTTCGATCACGGCCTCCTTTACGGCGACGGCGTCTTCGAAGGCATCCGCGCCTATGACGGAAACGTATTCCGCCTGAAACCGCACATGGATCGCCTGTATCGTTCCGCGAAATCTATCCTTCTTGAAATCCCATATACCCAAGATGAGCTGACAGAGCTCGTGTGTGAGACGGTTCGCCGCAATGCGTTGACTTCGGCCTACATTCGGCTCGTGGTGACGCGTGGAAGCGGCGATTTGGGGCTTAACCCCTACAACTGCTCGAAGGCGCGCGTCTTTATCATCGCGGAGCAGCTGTCCATGTTTCCCAAGGCGCTCTACGAGCAGGGCATTCAAGCCATCACTGCGGCAACGCGCCGGATGCGCGGGGACGTTCTGAACCCCAAGATCAAGTCGCTTAACTATCTCAATAATATTCTGATAAAAATGGAAGCCATGCACGCCGGGGCCAATGAAGCCATCGTGCTCAATCATGAGGGATACGTGGTGGAAGGGTCTGGCGAAAACATTTTTCTCGTGCGGGATGGCGTGCTCGTGACCCCGCCGTCGTATCTCGGGGCGCTCGAGGGCATCACTCGCCAGGCCGTGATCGACCTGGCGCCGTCGCTCGGCCTCGAAGTCCGGCAGGAGCCCTTCACGCAGCACGACGTGTATGTCGCCGATGAGGTGTTTCTCACGGGGACGGCCGCGGAAATCGTGCCTGTGGTCGGGGTGGATCGCCGCACGATTGGGGACGGCGTGCCTGGCCCCGTGACGAAGCGGGTCCATGCGGCGTTTCAGGAAATCGTCCGGTCGGACGGGATCCGGTTGGAAGCGGCTCGCGTGTGA
- the ilvB gene encoding biosynthetic-type acetolactate synthase large subunit: protein MSKRADDATLSRAQEGTAVWMKGADMVVEALRREQVEVIFGYPGGAVLPLYDALYQCGIRHVLTRHEQGAIHAAEGYARVTGKPGVVIATSGPGATNLVTGLADAMMDSIPLVAITGQVAKTVIGTDAFQETSIIGISTPITKHNYQIRSAAEIPRVFKEAFHIANSGRKGPVLIDIPKDVSGEEAWFDYEEPPQLPGYQPTIVPHHMQIRKLMHGLQHAKRPVVLAGAGILHARATEKLLAFVEKYQLPVVQTLLGLGGFPASHPLCLGMGGMHGSAAANKALYETDFLINLGARFDDRLTGKLEHFAPQATVAHIDIDPAEIGKNVPTDIPVVGDVGEALSMMLSIDVPAPDAEAWREELLRVKRELPFWWVQDGSRIKPQRLIAEIARLTKDRAVVTTDVGQHQMWAAQFFPLDKPDRWVTSGGLGTMGFGLPAAIGAHFGQPDKLVVAILGDAGFQMTLQELAVIGEFQLPIKVVIVNNSALGMVRQWQELFHGERYSESLLPWQPDFVKLGEAYRIPSLRVERDEELTAALEAFFAQPGPGLLECVVDPEENVYPMVAPGTGIHQMVGVKP from the coding sequence ATGTCGAAGCGAGCGGATGACGCGACGTTGTCGCGCGCTCAGGAAGGCACGGCAGTTTGGATGAAGGGTGCCGACATGGTGGTAGAGGCGCTGCGCCGGGAGCAGGTTGAGGTCATCTTTGGGTATCCTGGTGGCGCGGTCCTGCCGCTGTACGACGCGCTCTATCAATGCGGCATTCGCCACGTGTTGACCCGCCACGAACAGGGCGCCATTCACGCGGCGGAGGGTTACGCGCGCGTAACCGGGAAACCGGGCGTCGTGATCGCCACAAGTGGTCCGGGCGCCACCAATCTCGTCACCGGCCTGGCGGACGCCATGATGGACAGCATTCCGCTCGTCGCCATCACGGGTCAGGTGGCGAAGACGGTGATTGGAACCGACGCGTTCCAAGAGACCTCCATCATCGGCATCTCGACGCCCATCACGAAACATAACTACCAAATACGCAGTGCGGCGGAAATTCCGCGGGTTTTCAAAGAGGCCTTTCACATCGCGAACTCCGGCCGAAAGGGGCCGGTTCTCATCGATATCCCGAAGGACGTTTCCGGCGAAGAGGCTTGGTTTGACTACGAGGAGCCGCCGCAGTTGCCGGGATATCAACCGACCATCGTGCCGCACCACATGCAGATCCGCAAGCTGATGCACGGTCTGCAGCACGCGAAACGTCCGGTCGTCCTGGCGGGCGCGGGGATCCTGCACGCGCGGGCGACGGAGAAGCTTCTCGCGTTCGTGGAGAAGTATCAGCTCCCCGTCGTGCAGACGCTGCTCGGCCTCGGCGGCTTTCCGGCGTCCCATCCGCTTTGCCTCGGCATGGGCGGGATGCACGGGAGTGCGGCGGCCAACAAGGCGCTTTACGAGACGGACTTCCTCATCAACCTGGGCGCGCGCTTCGATGATCGCCTGACGGGGAAGCTCGAGCATTTTGCGCCGCAAGCGACGGTCGCACACATCGATATCGATCCGGCGGAGATTGGCAAGAACGTGCCGACCGATATTCCAGTGGTCGGCGACGTCGGCGAGGCGCTGTCGATGATGCTGAGCATCGACGTGCCAGCGCCGGACGCAGAAGCGTGGCGAGAGGAACTCCTGCGCGTGAAACGGGAGTTGCCGTTCTGGTGGGTGCAGGACGGATCGCGCATCAAACCGCAGCGGCTCATCGCGGAAATTGCGCGATTGACCAAGGACCGAGCCGTGGTCACCACCGATGTCGGCCAGCATCAGATGTGGGCAGCTCAGTTCTTCCCGCTGGATAAGCCGGATCGATGGGTCACCTCGGGCGGACTTGGGACCATGGGCTTTGGCCTGCCGGCCGCCATCGGCGCGCACTTTGGACAGCCGGACAAACTCGTGGTGGCGATCCTCGGCGACGCGGGATTCCAGATGACGCTGCAGGAACTCGCGGTCATCGGCGAGTTCCAGCTGCCCATCAAAGTGGTCATCGTGAACAACAGCGCGCTAGGCATGGTGCGGCAGTGGCAGGAGCTGTTCCACGGCGAGCGCTATTCGGAATCTCTCCTGCCGTGGCAGCCGGACTTCGTGAAACTGGGCGAGGCGTATCGCATTCCATCGCTGCGCGTGGAGCGCGACGAGGAATTGACCGCTGCCCTCGAGGCGTTCTTTGCGCAACCCGGTCCTGGGCTTCTGGAGTGCGTGGTCGATCCCGAAGAAAACGTCTATCCCATGGTGGCCCCCGGCACGGGCATTCACCAAATGGTGGGGGTGAAACCATGA